The following proteins are encoded in a genomic region of Necator americanus strain Aroian chromosome II, whole genome shotgun sequence:
- a CDS encoding hypothetical protein (NECATOR_CHRII.G6697.T2) — protein MAYRRLESLQRQLATNKERRSGYNKIFNDYLKDSIIEEVHEPDKNAAGTYYMPHSGVWKPSKTKPLRIVFDASSEQRGKLSLNDVIHTGESFVNKIHDILIRSRVSKFILTCDIEAAFTQIRIVNEHKDLCRFLWVKDISRMPTKDNIIVYRFNRLPFGVIASLSILNIAILAYLNAENTPLSHEIARNIYVDNILLTAATEQEALKKYVESKNLFKEIGMNLREYVSNSQIVNEGIHEKAKSPSGDIKFLGVKYNTETDLFNVKVNIPSKTLLTKRDVVSIINSVYDAIGVTAPLFIKLKSLMREIYDTGIKWNDYVNPVTK, from the coding sequence ATGGCATACCGTAGGCTCGAGTCCTTACAGAGACAGCTGGCCACCAACAAAGAGCGAAGGTCGGGGTACaacaaaatattcaatgaTTACCTCAAAGATTCCATAATCGAAGAGGTACATGAACCAGACAAAAACGCGGCTGGCACCTATTATATGCCACACTCCGGAGTGTGGAAACCTTCAAAAACGAAACCTCTCAGAATCGTATTTGATGCATCCTCGGAACAAAGAGGTAAACTATCATTAAATGATGTAATTCACACCGGTGAATCTTTCGTTAATAAAATTCATGATATCCTTATTCGCAGTCGAGTTAGCAAGTTTATATTAACGTGCGATATCGAAGCTGCATTCACTCAGATCAGAATCGTAAACGAGCACAAAGACCTTTGTCGCTTTCTGTGGGTCAAAGACATCAGTCGCATGCCGACAAAGGACAACATAATTGTTTACAGATTTAACCGTTTGCCATTCGGCGTTATTGCATCTCTGAGCATATTGAATATAGCAATTCTTGCTTACTTAAATGCAGAGAATACCCCACTTTCACATGAAATAGCAAGAAACATTTATGttgataatattttattgacaGCTGCAACTGAGCAGGAAGCTTTGAAGAAGTATGTCgaatcaaaaaatcttttcaaggaaattggTATGAACCTACGAGAATATGTGTCAAATTCTCAGATAGTAAATGAAGGAATCCATGAGAAAGCCAAATCACCTTCTGGTGATATCAAGTTCCTAGGTGTTAAATATAACACAGAAACTGATCTGTTTAACGTGAAAGTAAATATTCCGTCGAAAACATTACTTACTAAGCGAGATGTGGTTAGTATAATAAATTCTGTATACGATGCTATAGGTGTAACTGCGCCATTGTTTATCAAGCTGAAGTCGCTAATGCGAGAAATCTATGACACTGGAATTAAGTGGAATGACTATGTTAATCCAGTAACTAAGTAG
- a CDS encoding hypothetical protein (NECATOR_CHRII.G6698.T1), translated as MGLGKSILQNLDHNIDHFNLVTDSEIALQWINSSRKLPTFIINQKDRIEKIKSQVESKGISVNFFHVPTHTNPADAGTRGLTSSQLDSHNWVRGPQWLALEPSSWKLRSIDTLNGKEIMEEMETFENPHVEESESNNDNANSMFVDLSRFSRFRTALRTVSKVAKVLHKWINRCNTTRLTSIAISTVSHFDPESLIDCEEMRLSEKLIIASFHKNVNMRKLQKRFPNQIIVKDENGIIRYKSRIRNANLPLDTKMPIYIDNDSDLVRLIIIDLHCNNAHCGKDHILSLARQKYWIPQPSRAIKKYIKDCTICKRCQGMPFGAPEMPPLPSDRVTISKPFQNVGCDFMGPFLSNRNERMYICLYACLAIRAIHLEVVESLSTGAFLNSFIRFVSRRGVPLLMRTDCGSNFKLGQKIIEKLFESDETTGNSVMNYYASEGIRWIFNPPASPWMGGVWERLVGSVKRSFQESVGRKKLSFEQMTTVVTRIEAVINTRPLTKLSATDLSEISLRPIDFLQGNFKFSIPNSEMSKLRNDLTFEPELIQTAAQAYEALVSSENIATKFWEKWNTEYLTILRDSHRCQLNQKRHVSKIPQVGEIVLVEQELLPRAQWVYGKIEDLVRSADGMIRSAKILMPSRKILQRPVNKIYPLEIRSVPDNQQSVERNSEIMDNDIHIPTTTQSRNHLARTSKSRALDVIREFETDLDRSMTPTSARSTVSCLITAMLSLFLINPGNAQPNTSITCNEGIAFITPPRGQFEL; from the coding sequence ATGGGATTGGGAAAGAGTATCTTACAAAATCTTGATCACAATATAGATCACTTCAATCTTGTCACTGATAGTGAAATTGCCCTACAATGGATTAATTCCTCTCGAAAACTTCCAACTTTCATAATCAATCAGAAAGAccgaattgaaaaaattaaatctcaGGTTGAGAGCAAAGGAATTTCCGTGAACTTTTTCCATGTTCCAACACACACCAATCCAGCAGATGCAGGGACGCGAGGTCTTACATCATCTCAACTCGACTCACACAACTGGGTGAGAGGACCGCAATGGCTGGCTCTAGAGCCATCTAGCTGGAAACTACGCTCTATCGATActttgaatggaaaagaaattatggaagaaatggaaacatttgaaaatcccCATGTTGAAGAGTCTGagagtaataatgataatgcgAACTCAATGTTCGTAGATCTATCGAGATTTTCACGCTTCAGGACAGCGTTACGAACTGTATCTAAAGTTGCGAAAGTGCTGCACAAATGGATCAATCGATGTAATACTACTAGATTGACATCAATTGCAATATCTACAGTCTCGCACTTTGACCCGGAATCGCTAATTGACTGCGAAGAGATGCGCTTAAGTGAGAAATTAATCATAGCATCATTTCATAAGAATGTCAACAtgagaaaactgcaaaaacggTTTCCGAACCAAATAATcgtaaaagatgaaaatggaaTCATAAGATACAAATCAAGAATTCGAAATGCAAATCTACCTTTAGATACAAAAATGCCTATTTATATCGATAATGACTCTGACCTTGTTAGACTCATTATTATAGACTTGCATTGCAACAATGCTCACTGTGGCAAAGATCACATACTGTCTCTGGCTAGACAGAAATATTGGATTCCGCAGCCATCAAGAGCAATTAAGAAGTACATAAAAGATTGTACTATTTGTAAGAGATGCCAAGGTATGCCTTTTGGAGCTCCAGAGATGCCACCACTACCATCAGATAGGGTGACAATAAGCAAACCGTTTCAAAACGTAGGATGTGATTTTATGGGACCATTTCTATCCAACAGGAATGAAAGGATGTATATATGTCTCTACGCCTGTCTTGCAATCAGAGCAATCCATTTGGAAGTGGTAGAAAGCCTCAGTACAGGAGCGTTTCTCAATAGTTTTATTCGATTTGTATCACGTAGAGGTGTACCTCTTTTAATGAGAACAGACTGtggatcaaatttcaaacttggtcagaaaataattgaaaagttgttcgaaagtGATGAAACAACAGGGAATTCAGTAATGAATTACTATGCCTCGGAAGGCATTAGATGGATTTTTAACCCACCAGCATCTCCATGGATGGGTGGTGTATGGGAAAGGCTTGTTGGATCTGTGAAAAGAAGCTTCCAAGAGTCAgttggaagaaagaaactgtCATTTGAACAGATGACTACTGTAGTCACTCGTATAGAGGCAGTTATAAACACACGTCCACTCACAAAACTCTCAGCAACTgatctttctgaaatttcactCAGACCTAttgattttctacaaggaaatttcaaattctcaaTTCCAAACTCAGAAATGTCAAAACTCAGAAACGATCTCACATTTGAGCCAGAGTTGATACAGACAGCTGCTCAAGCTTACGAAGCGCTTGTATCTTCAGAAAACATTGCAACAAAGTTCTGGGAGAAATGGAACACTGAATATCTTACTATTTTACGTGACAGCCATAGATGTCAATTGAATCAGAAACGTCATGTGAGTAAAATCCCACAAGTCGGCGAAATTGTTTTGGTTGAACAGGAATTACTGCCCAGAGCACAATGGGTATACGGTAAAATAGAAGATTTAGTACGAAGCGCAGACGGCATGATAAGGTCCGCAAAAATTCTAATGCCTAGCcgcaaaattttgcagagaCCAGTTAATAAAATATACCCTCTAGAAATTCGTTCAGTGCCTGACAACCAACAATCTGTTGAACGAAACTCTGAGATCATGGATAATGATATCCATATCCCAACCACAACTCAATCTAGGAATCATCTAGCGAGAACCTCCAAATCTCGCGCTTTAGACGTCATTCGAGAATTCGAAACAGACCTCGACAGATCGATGACACCTACATCTGCACGATCAACAGTATCCTGCCTAATAACGGCAATGTTATCCTTGTTTCTAATCAACCCTGGTAATGCGCAACCAAACACCAGTATTACTTGTAATGAAGGTATCGCGTTTATTACACCTCCTAGAGGACAATTCGAATTGTGA
- a CDS encoding hypothetical protein (NECATOR_CHRII.G6697.T1), which produces MHSQSLCFTRSSENVTNQQNRLRFGNNAATSNRRPPTGEIRGNNAGLRNRTSNDVRQRDRTSNVHTENPIQSDSFVKVDSNDNTTKDQVVLMTAEANMWNNKTGQYERVLMFFDTGAQRTIINERTAEEFGLSKQKTEICTMSGIGGHTEKFKTFFVPLKISTVFGKEIHLTDNDICLSNPRLRGEHQNPQILTGLDYYYEFVMSSTRTKLPSGPYLARTLVGPTLYGRSTSAVNVSSEEITHSLTLVQKPSEADILQKIFELDGIGISTNEFSNDEKTFEYFEKYSKTISFKNSVVTAPFPLKESVIDISDNYAMAYRRLESLQRQLATNKERRSGYNKIFNDYLKDSIIEEVHEPDKNAAGTYYMPHSGVWKPSKTKPLRIVFDASSEQRGKLSLNDVIHTGESFVNKIHDILIRSRVSKFILTCDIEAAFTQIRIVNEHKDLCRFLWVKDISRMPTKDNIIVYRFNRLPFGVIASLSILNIAILAYLNAENTPLSHEIARNIYVDNILLTAATEQEALKKYVESKNLFKEIGMNLREYVSNSQIVNEGIHEKAKSPSGDIKFLGVKYNTETDLFNVKVNIPSKTLLTKRDVVSIINSVYDAIGVTAPLFIKLKSLMREIYDTGIKWNDYVNPVTK; this is translated from the exons ATGCATAGTCAAAGCTTATGTTTTACAAGATCATCCGAGAATGTTACAAATCAGCAAAATCGATTGCGTTTTGGTAACAATGCAGCAACAAGCAACAGAAGACCCCCTACTGGCGAAATAAGAGGGAATAATGCCGGATTGCGCAATCGCACCTCAAATGACGTTCGTCAACGAGATCGAACTTCGAATGTACACACTGAAAATCCAATTCAAAGTGATTCTTTCGTGAAAGTCGATTCTAACGACAATACCACAAAAGACCAAGTAGTGCTCATGACTGCCGAAGCAAATATGTGGAATAACAAAACAGGCCAATATGAGCGAGTTCTTATGTTTTTCGATACTGGTGCACAGAGAACTATAATAAACGAACGTACAGCAGAGGAATTTGGACTCTCAAAgcaaaaaacggaaatatGCACCATGTCTGGCATTGGTGGCCATACTGAGAAATTTAAAACGTTCTTTGTTCCATTGAAAATCTCTacagtttttggaaaagagaTTCATCTAACG GATAACGATATTTGTTTGTCCAATCCAAGATTGAGAGGTGAAcaccaaaatccacaaattctaACTGGATTAGATTACTACTACGAATTTGTTATGAGTAGCACTAGAACAAAACTACCGTCGGGACCATATCTTGCCAGAACATTAGTAGGTCCAACTCTTTATGGTCGCAGTACAAGTGCGGTAAATGTAAGTAGCGAAGAGATTACCCATAGTCTTACGCTCGTTCAGAAGCCAAGTGAAGCAGATATACTTCAGAAGATTTTCGAATTGGATGGAATAGGAATTTCCAccaatgaattttcaaatgatgaaaaaacatttgagTATTTTGAAAAGTACTCGAAAACTATATCATTTAAGAACAGTGTTGTAACTGCACCCTTTCCCCTTAAGGAAAGCGTAATCGATATATCCGATAATTACGCGATGGCATACCGTAGGCTCGAGTCCTTACAGAGACAGCTGGCCACCAACAAAGAGCGAAGGTCGGGGTACaacaaaatattcaatgaTTACCTCAAAGATTCCATAATCGAAGAGGTACATGAACCAGACAAAAACGCGGCTGGCACCTATTATATGCCACACTCCGGAGTGTGGAAACCTTCAAAAACGAAACCTCTCAGAATCGTATTTGATGCATCCTCGGAACAAAGAGGTAAACTATCATTAAATGATGTAATTCACACCGGTGAATCTTTCGTTAATAAAATTCATGATATCCTTATTCGCAGTCGAGTTAGCAAGTTTATATTAACGTGCGATATCGAAGCTGCATTCACTCAGATCAGAATCGTAAACGAGCACAAAGACCTTTGTCGCTTTCTGTGGGTCAAAGACATCAGTCGCATGCCGACAAAGGACAACATAATTGTTTACAGATTTAACCGTTTGCCATTCGGCGTTATTGCATCTCTGAGCATATTGAATATAGCAATTCTTGCTTACTTAAATGCAGAGAATACCCCACTTTCACATGAAATAGCAAGAAACATTTATGttgataatattttattgacaGCTGCAACTGAGCAGGAAGCTTTGAAGAAGTATGTCgaatcaaaaaatcttttcaaggaaattggTATGAACCTACGAGAATATGTGTCAAATTCTCAGATAGTAAATGAAGGAATCCATGAGAAAGCCAAATCACCTTCTGGTGATATCAAGTTCCTAGGTGTTAAATATAACACAGAAACTGATCTGTTTAACGTGAAAGTAAATATTCCGTCGAAAACATTACTTACTAAGCGAGATGTGGTTAGTATAATAAATTCTGTATACGATGCTATAGGTGTAACTGCGCCATTGTTTATCAAGCTGAAGTCGCTAATGCGAGAAATCTATGACACTGGAATTAAGTGGAATGACTATGTTAATCCAGTAACTAAGTAG
- a CDS encoding hypothetical protein (NECATOR_CHRII.G6696.T1) has translation MEYNDSKTKGNKKDLEKEIEEIESETKFTDIMARANEMIFMLEARATEAANANNQSPQTGSARTARDQSNDETFNPDDALWLSEDHSDTSRAAIEEEFICRTLKPSQMKLPRFWGDEEEFPGFWAVYETLVHQNKVLSTVEKMILLKDSLRGRAEMTIKGIQLIPQNYKWMVETIKKKYGNKPINRAKIVQKLIDLPCERNNVENCTYIFDKIRMLINQMVSAGQDISNTQDAMWTERILEKFPYNIVKNVLISIQEKEDVKVENVMEQLEKEINAKKNSLNQD, from the exons ATGGAATACAATGATTCCAAAACAAAAGGCAACAAAAAGGAcctcgaaaaagaaatcgaggaaattgaaagtgaaacaaaattcactgATATCATGGCAAgagcaaatgaaatgatattcATGCTAGAAGCAAGAGCCACAGAAGCAGCAA ATGCAAATAATCAATCGCCACAAACGGGAAGTGCCAGAACGGCAAGAGATCAAAGTAATGACGAAACCTTCAATCCAGATGACGCATTATGGCTGTCAGAGGATCATTCTGATACTAGCAGAGCTGCGATCGAAGAAGAGTTCATATGTAGAACTCTCAAACCAAGTCAAATGAAACTTCCTAGGTTTTGGggagatgaagaagaatttccaGGTTTCTGGGCAGTTTATGAAACTTTGGTACACCAAAATAAAGTACTGAGTACAGTTGAGAAAATGATTCTTCTCAAAGATAGTCTTCGAGGAAGAGCGGAAATGACCATCAAAGGGATACAATTAATTCCGCAGAATTATAAATGGATGGTTGAaactataaagaaaaaatatggtaaCAAACCTATAAATAGAGCAAAGATCGTGCAGAAACTAATCGATCTTCCATGTGAAAGGAATAATGTCGAGAATTGCACATATATTTTCGACAAAATAAGAATGTTGATTAACCAAATGGTATCGGCGGGCCAGGATATATCCAATACACAAGATGCCATGTGGACAGAAAGAATACTGGAGAAGTTTCCGTACaatattgtgaaaaatgtCCTTATATCGATccaagaaaaggaagacgTAAAAGTAGAAAACGTTATGGAGCAACTCGAAAAAGAGATcaacgctaaaaaaaattcgttgaatCAAGATTAA